ATATCAACTCTATGCACCAATATATACGACGTGTATTAGATTCCACAAATTCAAGTCAACTTGATTATAACGTTTGTGCAatattaacctaacctaatctatttttattttagtaatatctATAAccctattttgatttttatatttagcttATTATGTCAGAAATTGAGTACTGTAAAGGCATACAAAACAGTAGTCCGAATAATTGTTGTGAAGTACTCAATGATGAATTGACAGCATTAAAGTGTTCCGTTACCGATTGCttgtacaacatattatataataaacttgaaTCTAGAACTAAAATAAACACTGAAGATTCTCGCCTCACTAATCCTCATCattgtaagtatatttactgttaagagtattgtaattaaaattaaaaaaaaaaaaaatgtatgtattttgatattctttattttgtataaaatgatattaatacaGTGGTGAAGCTGCCTAtgagacaaaaatattttttaagtttattttatttatttattatgtacaaatgtacaatacatagacatttatttatctatattatataaatgaatgttacattattaataaaaaaaaaatatttatatatatactacggATAAACAGATTATTAGTCTGATTGTGGTGTGACGAGTTAAAACCAACAAAGATATTGCCAGTTTTGACAACATATGTAGTCTCATACTATAGGGTATGCGGTGTGGCGGGTACCTGAAAATGGGGGTACTTGTGCAAGGATGTAAAAGAGACATGACACTCAtgaaaattttatgataaaaagtacgtttatatttatagaagatTGGCTTTCTCCATGGGAccagtaaaatgtaatatgcaaTCTtactttttggtaaaaataagaatgcaaatgatatatattatataaatactctaTTCAAAATAAGAAACCAGTTTTTGTGGCCAATGATTGAGCAATGTTGTTTGTCcatcatttttatatctacCATTTGAATACCTGGCTGTGTAGTGAAGCCACATCCCTATCCAGGGAGCAAGTCGGTTGCAGAGTAGGaacttattttgaataaagatatattttatatattatgtataattgtatcgTATCGACCTaaactgttattaatatttaatagataaaaaaaatattatcacttattaaaaaaaaaatttggattGTTTACCTTCATTTTAAACCCAAGCTTTGCCACAGTATTAATATCGAATAGACAATTTTAATGCTATTcacacttatatatttatttttaataataaaaagtaactaattcctgtttttataatttgtatttatttttatttctagatTGTTTGgacaataactataaatctGACGAAGACAGATTACAAAAAGTTTTTGTTACATTGGTTctccatttttttctttctttcatTATAAATCTTAATGATGTCTTAGAAGATTTGCTcaaagatattaatttaaaggatgtttgtatttacaattattattaattgctgTACATGATAGTGCACTTAATAtgaccataattttttttactcggtAGGACACTgaaaatcacaatattttttgtttaaaatgacATCACTAGATATATAGTAACacagtatgtttttattatataaaatatcaattttttatataaaagtaacaaAACATAAGCatacgcatatattataataaactcaaCTATTAGgctagttttttaaaaaaaacttttggaTCTACAAATCTGAAACAACAACTTTAAAAGCGGTACATTTTATGGGTTCTTTGGGGACAGCAGGACTATCCTACTCAAAGTGGGTCATATGGTCATATTAAGTATACTACATTAGATAATATTGAATCATTATATTtgcaatgtaaaaatattttgtttaatcaattttcaggcatcacttattttacaaagaagtttaaaatcattaacaaaCAAATTACATAGTAATACCTtggtattagaaaatattctaaCGTATAGTGCTGATTTAAAAACCTTtaagtaagtataaataattacaatattgcttttagtgttaaataaaatatattttatttgtcattaTTAAGACTAACGACATTgtgttatagaaaaaataaattatgtctcaatgtgttgaatatttttccatatttttagGTTCAAATAAGGcaaatgttcaaaattaatattagtttaaaacatatatcttacaacaaataatatacagataataaatgatataaaaacattgtattaacttctaatatcaataattttctaaaggAAATTGCATTATACAACTTTAagctacatatatattataaataaaatttaaacttatggTCTCAGATgacaatgttatttaaatgtaaaaaaaaacaatatactcacttacaaattaataataaaaatactaaattacataaaaaaatagactaaaataataaatcaatgtgtaatgaattaattatattgtgtttttttagaTTTGATACTCAGCACATTGttatggaaaatattttgcaatttaTATCTGAGAAATGTATTGACTgtgttaattcaattaaagatttcataaaatcaggtaatgtatataacttgtatgttatttcaattttacaattattataatcttagattctgagcagagTGTTGaatcttgaatatttttaatatctaagatttgaaattttaatacaaggttcttAATCTTAAGGTTAGAAATATAAGGCTCAAGATTttctacctatattaaaaagaaaaaaaatgatagttattatattattatattttatacaatattttcaaatgtttgcaaaaattatttaagcctACTATATTAGTACtactaatagtataataaattatgatatctaatattaatattaaaagaaaacataacataaatgataaaatatacttattgattTAGAGTTATAAATCACAGCtcagaatatttttactattatacatatgattaattttataaatatttttttttatagataatactgTTCACATTGATTGCTCATCTTTGcgtcaaaacataatatcattcatGGCATTAAAATTTCCTATTggaggtatataaaaaattataaaataaacttatttccaGGATTGGGATTTTACAGCActtgaaattgaataaatatgtgctataaattaataactttaaatatacaaaaaatattacccaATTAACAatctttcaaaattataaaataaaattgtgattttaagtttttttcttaaatgttacattaaaatgcttagtcaaattttcaaacttgAACTTTCTGCGTTTGTCTACTAGCAAAGTtttgtaacataaaaaatcaacGTTTGATGTTtactaatatgtacatattttaagtacacaatatcattatttgtaaGATCaccaatatttgtatttttttcaccatccatagtataatatgttttaatttagacaattcactatttttttttaaaaaggtttttaatttaagatataaatattattctactgAATTCACCACTtactgttttaaatgtttctttgatacttttaacaaaattaaattatgtggccaaatacttttttatttgcaatttATCAATGGTTACAGCCGttacagatataataaaaaattaaattttatgtaagctaaattatttttaagattgggtttgtctaaacattttttaagttttttaatactaattctATCTTCTTGATTAGATTGAGTAATCCAATAACACGACAAAtaacttcaatattttcaatgctTTACTTCAGGGTCTCTACTGTGTTATACTTGATTCTGATGGAAAATTTACACCaggcaattaatttttaataattgcatCTAATTtagagatttttttaaaatatttgtttaacaattgttgttatttaccATACATTAATAAGATCTAACTTGTTTAGTGCTGTATctgatacaaataaaaaaacatgttcaTGTTGTACTCCATTCAGCCACAATATGCTCATTGATTTGTTAAATAGTTGACtgttaatagaaaaattggttttactaATTCTTctctataaagtaaaaataattgactaaTAAACCATCTTTTAATATCAGTTGTTTTGTTGATGCTAACCCATATttctttagttaataatttagaatgaaTGATTTCATagtctttttatttatataataatcatccacttgtaagttataacttttgtTAACATTGATCTTGAATtggatatttttgtatgtgttTCAATAGATTGTTGAAAGATcaaattagataatttatttaaaagaatctTTGTGgctatatttgttttacataaattagaaTGAAaaggggttttttttttggtagctTGTAAGTCATAAGatactgtttaattttttaattttattttgatgacaattttgtatatttatttggtttttaaggtttttataagttattactatatatttttgtgattttcgtttaattaatttcatttgcaGAGTTAGTTAACTCAGGtgaatatttgaattcaaccaatataaacaacaaattaGATGGTGCTTATGATACAGTACACactgtaagtaaaaaaatataacttttatatagataaattaaataaaaatattctctacattgtattatatgtttacttCAATGtacaattcaattattacttctattattgaatttaaaatttagtttgtatacatttatacattttatagctgTTACGTGCCATAAATTTATTGGAGtttgaatatttgtataaatttagcCAAATGGATATGCATTGGCATATGAGAAATCCACTTTTACacgtaaaatattcaaaacaagtAAAAGTTACAATTAGTTTCAGTTTTTATGTCTTTGtttttgcaattatttaactatttttaggcTAAAGAGGAATTAAATTCACCATCAATTTCTCAAAATAGCTACAAAAGTATAATTCAGgtttacaatgaaaaattaaatgaagagATGAACAGATCATTATCTTTTGAACAAGAAAAAATCCATTGGGAAAATGAGTATAAActtctatgtaaaaaaaaggaaaatgtaagtatacttgataatttattaaagttacatctaatttttttttgtttaatttcctAAATATTGTGATAGATACCATTTGcctataaagataaaaatccaGCATCTTTGGAGTCAATAGTAGTGGAAAATGATGTAAGCATTAAcaatacacacataatatatatctgtataattaaataattaaaaagagtAATTTTATGTTCACGCTAAGAGACAccacaaaatatttcagttgGATATCTTGAATTGGAATGGGATTTTTGGTAAATGAAAGACAGTACTTAACTGCACATTTTCAGATAAATTTTTAACCCTTTCAATAAGCATATACctaacttcaatttttttttcatagatttggatagagtatttttttctaattataaaattggcaAAGTTATAGTctgttgaatttttattatttacaatctgtttttgaagaaattttaagtatgtaaACTCacactcaaaaattaaaataatattttcgatctttttaaatatctgtttTTAGATAGATAAGAGAAGAGTATAtgacataaataaacatttatttgtttttataatgtaattttcttttttataatttataatacgtatctACATCCGAAATAAGATAGCTAAATATGAAGGCCTTGACAGTTTGGCATTAAATTTAGGGagcttaaaacaaaaaagctTGAGAAGCACTgctttaaagtgaaaaaataactttttataagttattttgatTCATATTGAAATGCAGGTATACCTAGTGCATAAAAGTACTTGAAACTTTAATAGTCTACTTGTctacagtttaatatttacaattatttgtgcagtaaaaaatatttttttaatttatgaaattcatattaggaaaaaaattaacttaatgtgACTATACTTGGTTAACTAATTAGTAACTATATATCATAGAATAAATGTTAACTTGTTAAGTTAACTGATAAATGCTCAGTCTTTTCCAATGCTTATTTGAACAAGTGGTAAATGATAAGTATTAATGTATgcacattaatatttgtttaa
This genomic stretch from Rhopalosiphum maidis isolate BTI-1 chromosome 3, ASM367621v3, whole genome shotgun sequence harbors:
- the LOC113556752 gene encoding uncharacterized protein LOC113556752, whose amino-acid sequence is MSDTDSIKTDKSQSDLQQKYDKLAMEFAKARMQLNVLKKAYTAKTSKLDHRSIESLDQFESCKYDTMSTSSLEIQDNFNKTSQVNSKGKGTDELKSKDVQFLKQDINSMHQYIRRVLDSTNSSQLDYNLIMSEIEYCKGIQNSSPNNCCEVLNDELTALKCSVTDCLYNILYNKLESRTKINTEDSRLTNPHHYCLDNNYKSDEDRLQKVFVTLVLHFFLSFIINLNDVLEDLLKDINLKDASLILQRSLKSLTNKLHSNTLVLENILTYSADLKTFKFDTQHIVMENILQFISEKCIDCVNSIKDFIKSDNTVHIDCSSLRQNIISFMALKFPIGELVNSGEYLNSTNINNKLDGAYDTVHTLLRAINLLEFEYLYKFSQMDMHWHMRNPLLHVKYSKQAKEELNSPSISQNSYKSIIQVYNEKLNEEMNRSLSFEQEKIHWENEYKLLCKKKENIPFAYKDKNPASLESIVVENDLGKCESVLQFNDEVMARENELKCYFEKKINNLISTNKELSSQSNAYAMEITALKTRLDHSIFVRNDLEIKLHEASEHIDDLKEEFHLTSTNYETQLRAMTEHLASLNETVVLERRHIDDLNSQLKMKASKKKSSK